Proteins encoded within one genomic window of Actinoplanes octamycinicus:
- a CDS encoding RNA polymerase subunit sigma-70: MEEALAGLRTELTGYCYRMLGSGHEAEDAVQETFERVWRAADRYDAERASVRTWVYRIATNVCVDLLRGAARRALPVDLSPVARAGEPFGALLAAGAEVRPVPDGMVLDLGQDPATLVVRRETVRLAFVAALQHLPARQRAVLILRDVLCWPAAEVAQLLETSAGSVTSALQRARETLRSVAPRPGEVLRPGDPEQRELLSRYCAAFEAHDVAGLVALLHEDATTSMPPFAWGLRGRDQIGIAMAAPEAACVGQRLVPVAASGQPAFWQMRPEGAGFVPFALVMLDVDGGRVINTTTWLETTGWHLPVPVAPSLWSLFERR; this comes from the coding sequence GTGGAGGAGGCGCTGGCGGGGCTGCGGACCGAGCTGACCGGCTACTGCTACCGGATGCTCGGGTCGGGGCATGAGGCCGAGGACGCGGTGCAGGAGACGTTCGAGCGGGTCTGGCGGGCCGCGGACCGGTATGACGCGGAGCGGGCCTCGGTGCGGACCTGGGTCTACCGGATCGCGACGAACGTCTGTGTGGATCTGTTGCGCGGGGCGGCGCGGCGGGCGCTGCCGGTGGATCTGAGTCCGGTGGCGCGGGCCGGGGAGCCGTTCGGGGCGTTGCTGGCGGCCGGGGCGGAGGTCCGGCCGGTTCCGGACGGGATGGTGCTGGACCTGGGGCAGGATCCGGCGACGCTGGTGGTGCGGCGGGAGACGGTGCGGCTGGCGTTCGTGGCGGCGCTGCAGCATCTGCCGGCTCGGCAGCGGGCGGTGCTGATCCTGCGGGACGTGCTGTGCTGGCCGGCGGCCGAGGTGGCGCAGCTGCTGGAGACCTCGGCGGGGTCGGTGACCAGCGCGTTGCAGCGGGCGCGGGAGACGCTGCGGTCGGTGGCGCCGCGGCCGGGGGAGGTGCTGCGGCCGGGCGATCCGGAGCAGCGGGAGCTGCTGAGCCGGTACTGCGCGGCGTTCGAGGCGCATGACGTGGCCGGGCTGGTGGCGCTGCTGCACGAGGACGCGACGACGTCGATGCCGCCGTTCGCCTGGGGGTTGCGCGGGCGCGACCAGATCGGGATCGCGATGGCGGCGCCGGAGGCGGCGTGCGTGGGGCAACGCCTGGTGCCGGTGGCGGCTTCCGGCCAGCCGGCGTTCTGGCAGATGCGGCCGGAGGGGGCCGGCTTTGTCCCGTTCGCGCTGGTGATGCTGGATGTCGACGGCGGCCGGGTGATCAACACCACGACCTGGCTGGAGACGACGGGGTGGCACCTGCCGGTGCCGGTGGCGCCCTCGTTGTGGTCGCTGTTCGAGCGCCGCTGA
- a CDS encoding small basic family protein — protein MIAVLALLAGVLLGIVFHPSVPPELVPYLPIAVVAALDAVFGGVRAKLDGIFDDKQFVVSFISNVLVSGLIVYVGDQLGVGGQLSTGVVVVLGVRIFGNVAAIRRHLFRA, from the coding sequence ATGATCGCCGTACTCGCCCTGCTCGCCGGTGTTCTGCTGGGCATCGTGTTCCACCCGTCGGTGCCGCCGGAGCTGGTGCCGTACCTGCCGATCGCGGTGGTGGCGGCGCTAGACGCGGTGTTCGGCGGGGTGCGCGCCAAGCTGGACGGCATCTTCGACGACAAGCAGTTCGTCGTCTCGTTCATCTCGAACGTGCTGGTCTCCGGCCTGATCGTGTATGTCGGTGACCAGCTCGGGGTGGGCGGGCAGCTGTCCACCGGCGTCGTGGTGGTGCTCGGCGTGCGGATCTTCGGTAACGTCGCGGCGATCCGCCGGCACCTGTTCCGGGCCTAG
- a CDS encoding CDP-alcohol phosphatidyltransferase family protein, whose translation MSQPAPSIETSNRIFTIPNVISFIRLLGVPLFLYLLLGPQHDVAAVIVLAVGGTTDWVDGYVARRMNSVSRLGELLDPFADRLYILATLIGFTVREVVPWWFTGALLLREVVVGIALLILRRHGYGPPPVHYVGKTGTFVLLAAFPVILLAAAVPSIDGWATPVGWGLAWWALGLYWAAGVLYLMQAAQLLRADRDRPGAAPAVAP comes from the coding sequence ATGTCGCAGCCCGCGCCGTCCATCGAGACCTCCAACCGGATCTTCACGATTCCCAACGTGATCAGCTTCATCCGGCTGCTGGGCGTCCCGCTCTTCCTCTATCTGCTGCTCGGCCCGCAGCACGACGTGGCAGCGGTGATCGTGCTCGCGGTCGGCGGCACCACCGACTGGGTGGACGGCTACGTGGCCCGCCGGATGAACTCGGTGTCCCGGCTGGGCGAGCTGCTCGACCCGTTCGCCGACCGGCTCTACATCCTGGCCACGCTGATCGGCTTCACCGTCCGCGAGGTCGTCCCGTGGTGGTTCACCGGCGCGCTGCTGCTGCGTGAGGTGGTGGTCGGGATCGCGCTGCTGATCCTGCGCCGGCACGGCTACGGCCCGCCCCCGGTGCACTATGTCGGCAAGACCGGCACGTTCGTGCTGCTCGCCGCGTTCCCGGTGATCCTGCTGGCGGCCGCGGTGCCGTCGATCGACGGCTGGGCCACCCCGGTCGGCTGGGGGCTGGCCTGGTGGGCGCTCGGGCTTTACTGGGCGGCCGGCGTTCTCTATCTGATGCAGGCCGCGCAGCTGCTGCGCGCCGACCGGGACCGGCCGGGCGCCGCGCCGGCGGTCGCGCCGTGA
- a CDS encoding DUF881 domain-containing protein, with the protein MSDTSPDVSTRDTPEPANEESDLDRGPAAAKAKPGLKRPAPAGTLIWVLLALLGFTLVVQLRSNDADSGLSTARQEDLVRILSDLEARDSRLNTDIEALERSKQQLTSGVAGRETALEEAGKRSQELGLLAGTIAGRGPGLEITLTKVEASDVLNTVQELRGAGGEVMQINSGTGASVRIVASTYFIDASGGGIIADGEHLTGPFRLLVIGPPGTMSTALQIPGGVVASVKSGGGSVTMDSRSMVEVTAVRKATALQYARPVS; encoded by the coding sequence ATGTCCGACACGTCACCCGATGTGTCGACGCGCGACACGCCCGAGCCTGCTAACGAGGAAAGTGATCTTGATCGCGGACCGGCGGCGGCGAAGGCGAAACCGGGTCTCAAGCGTCCGGCGCCGGCCGGCACGCTGATCTGGGTGCTGCTCGCGCTGCTCGGCTTCACCCTGGTGGTGCAGCTGCGCAGCAACGACGCGGACAGTGGCCTGTCCACCGCTCGGCAGGAGGACCTGGTCCGGATCCTGAGCGACCTGGAGGCCCGGGACAGCCGGCTGAACACCGACATCGAGGCGCTGGAACGCAGCAAACAGCAGCTCACCTCGGGTGTCGCCGGGCGGGAGACGGCGCTGGAGGAGGCTGGCAAGCGCAGCCAGGAGCTGGGCCTGCTGGCCGGCACGATCGCCGGGCGGGGGCCGGGCCTGGAGATCACGCTCACCAAGGTGGAGGCCTCCGACGTGCTGAACACCGTGCAGGAGCTGCGCGGGGCGGGCGGCGAGGTGATGCAGATCAACAGCGGGACCGGAGCTTCGGTACGGATCGTCGCCTCCACCTATTTCATCGACGCGTCCGGTGGTGGCATCATCGCGGACGGTGAGCATCTGACCGGCCCGTTCCGGCTCCTCGTGATCGGTCCGCCCGGGACGATGAGCACGGCGCTGCAGATCCCGGGCGGGGTGGTGGCGTCGGTGAAGAGCGGCGGCGGTAGCGTGACCATGGACTCGCGCAGCATGGTCGAGGTGACCGCGGTGCGTAAGGCGACTGCCCTGCAGTACGCACGTCCGGTTTCGTGA
- a CDS encoding vWA domain-containing protein, which translates to MSGNVFRYGAWRDGPDPLAPPYDVRAAVDEMGERVMRGDSLRDALRDLIRRGPRDAGGLDALRERARRLRREALRRGNLDGAVTRARQMLDQALAAERDTLSARDDVDARFNEAVLDNLPRSTSQAIAELSEYDWASPEARDIYRQILDGLRQEVVEQRFAGMRNALQNGDFSDVSEMVGDLNRLLEKHARGEDTDDAFRDFMAKHGRFFPDSPETIDELIDSLARQAAAAERLMRSLSPQQREELQNLMDQALGDGPLRGQLAELTDNLRALRPGMNWGRGERMRGQGDLGYGDAAAALGEIGDLDELIDQLGQEHPGATLDDVDVDAVERQLGRSAADDLRRLRELERELRRQGWVERDGEGFTLSPKALRRLGQSALSKIFHDIAGKRGEHDMRDAGAAGDLIGSSRRWEFGDDQPLDVVRTIGNAVRRRAASRGVATLPVRLEPDDFEVAETERRASAVVALCVDLSYSMFADGRWGPMKQTALALSHLVATKYPQDALQIIGFGKYAMSLSQGELAAIEPTMEKGTNLQHALKLAGRHLRRHPGSEPVVLVVTDGEPTAHLEDDGEAMFWWPPTPETVQATVREVDLLTRYGATLNVFMLGDDPGLQRFMGAVARRNGGRVFSPDAAELGRYVIDDYVRARRGRR; encoded by the coding sequence ATGTCGGGGAACGTCTTTCGGTACGGCGCCTGGCGGGACGGGCCGGATCCGCTGGCGCCGCCCTACGACGTGCGGGCCGCCGTCGACGAGATGGGCGAGCGGGTCATGCGCGGTGACAGCCTGCGTGACGCGCTCCGCGACCTGATCCGGCGCGGCCCGCGGGACGCCGGCGGGCTGGACGCGCTGCGCGAGCGGGCCCGGCGGCTGCGGCGCGAGGCGCTGCGCCGGGGCAACCTGGACGGCGCGGTCACCCGGGCCCGGCAGATGCTGGACCAGGCGCTGGCCGCCGAGCGGGACACGCTCAGCGCCCGCGACGACGTGGACGCCCGGTTCAACGAGGCCGTCCTGGACAACCTGCCCCGGTCCACCTCGCAGGCCATCGCGGAGTTGTCCGAGTACGACTGGGCCTCGCCGGAGGCCCGGGACATCTACCGGCAGATCCTGGACGGGCTGCGTCAGGAGGTGGTGGAGCAGCGCTTCGCCGGGATGCGCAACGCCCTGCAGAACGGCGATTTCTCGGATGTCTCGGAGATGGTGGGCGACCTCAACCGGCTGCTGGAGAAGCATGCCCGGGGCGAGGACACCGACGATGCGTTCCGTGACTTCATGGCCAAGCACGGCCGGTTCTTCCCGGACAGCCCGGAGACCATCGACGAGCTGATCGACTCGCTGGCCCGGCAGGCCGCCGCGGCCGAGCGGCTGATGCGCTCGCTCAGCCCGCAGCAGCGCGAGGAGCTGCAAAATCTGATGGACCAGGCGCTCGGCGACGGCCCGCTGCGCGGTCAGCTCGCCGAGCTGACCGACAACCTGCGGGCGCTGCGGCCCGGGATGAACTGGGGCCGCGGCGAGCGGATGCGCGGCCAGGGCGATCTGGGGTACGGCGACGCGGCCGCCGCCCTGGGCGAGATCGGCGACCTGGACGAGCTGATCGACCAGCTGGGCCAGGAGCATCCCGGCGCCACCCTGGACGACGTCGACGTTGACGCGGTGGAGCGCCAGCTCGGCCGGTCCGCGGCCGACGACCTGCGCCGGCTGCGCGAGCTGGAGCGGGAGCTGCGCCGGCAGGGCTGGGTGGAGCGCGACGGCGAGGGCTTCACGTTGTCGCCGAAAGCGTTGCGCCGGCTCGGCCAGAGCGCGCTGTCGAAGATCTTCCACGACATCGCGGGCAAGCGCGGCGAGCACGACATGCGGGACGCGGGTGCCGCCGGTGACCTGATCGGCTCGTCGCGGCGCTGGGAGTTCGGCGACGACCAGCCGCTCGACGTGGTCCGCACGATCGGGAACGCGGTCCGCCGCCGGGCCGCTTCGCGCGGCGTCGCCACCCTTCCGGTACGCCTGGAGCCGGACGACTTCGAGGTGGCCGAGACGGAGCGCCGGGCGTCCGCGGTGGTCGCGCTGTGTGTGGACCTGTCGTACTCGATGTTCGCCGACGGGCGCTGGGGCCCGATGAAACAGACCGCGCTCGCCCTGTCGCACCTGGTCGCCACGAAATACCCGCAGGACGCGCTGCAGATCATCGGCTTCGGGAAGTATGCGATGTCGCTCTCCCAGGGCGAGCTCGCCGCGATCGAGCCGACCATGGAGAAAGGCACCAACCTGCAGCACGCGCTCAAACTCGCCGGGCGGCACCTGCGGCGGCATCCGGGCTCGGAGCCGGTGGTCCTGGTGGTCACCGACGGTGAGCCGACCGCGCACCTGGAGGACGACGGGGAGGCGATGTTCTGGTGGCCGCCGACGCCGGAGACGGTCCAGGCGACCGTGCGGGAGGTGGATCTGCTGACCCGCTACGGCGCCACGCTGAACGTGTTCATGCTCGGCGATGACCCGGGCCTGCAGCGGTTCATGGGCGCGGTGGCCCGGCGCAACGGCGGGCGGGTGTTCAGCCCGGACGCCGCCGAGCTGGGCCGTTACGTGATCGACGACTATGTGCGGGCTCGCCGGGGGCGCCGCTGA
- the ftsR gene encoding transcriptional regulator FtsR, with protein MSIGEVLAHLRTEFPDTTISKLRFLEAEGLVDPQRTASGYRKYSWNDVARLRFVLTAQRDQYLPLRVIREQLDRMEQEPVVPQRPTLVAVGSQRAADPADARIPTDDLVERTGVDAELLAELEKIGLVVARPPGWYDADAVIIVEAVVGLTRFGLEVRHLRAFKNSADREVGLFAQLLAPLVRQQDPAARARAADTARELQALSQRLHAALVRTGLRGELGR; from the coding sequence ATGAGCATCGGGGAGGTGCTGGCCCACCTGCGCACCGAGTTCCCCGACACCACGATCTCGAAGTTGCGGTTCCTGGAGGCGGAGGGTCTGGTCGACCCGCAACGCACCGCCTCCGGGTACCGCAAGTACTCGTGGAACGACGTGGCCCGGCTGCGTTTCGTGCTGACCGCCCAGCGGGATCAGTACCTCCCCTTGCGGGTGATCCGCGAGCAGCTGGACCGGATGGAGCAGGAGCCGGTGGTCCCGCAGCGGCCGACGCTGGTGGCGGTCGGCTCGCAGCGGGCCGCCGACCCGGCCGACGCCCGGATCCCGACCGACGACCTGGTCGAGCGGACCGGGGTGGACGCCGAGCTGCTCGCCGAGCTGGAGAAGATCGGCCTGGTCGTGGCCCGCCCGCCGGGCTGGTACGACGCCGACGCGGTGATCATCGTGGAGGCCGTGGTCGGCCTCACCAGGTTCGGCCTGGAGGTGCGTCACCTGCGGGCGTTCAAGAATTCGGCCGACCGCGAGGTGGGCCTGTTCGCGCAGTTGCTGGCGCCGCTGGTGCGCCAGCAGGACCCGGCGGCCCGGGCCCGGGCCGCGGACACCGCCCGTGAGCTGCAGGCACTGTCGCAGCGCCTGCACGCGGCGCTGGTGCGCACCGGGCTGCGCGGCGAACTGGGTCGTTGA
- the odhI gene encoding oxoglutarate dehydrogenase inhibitor Odhl translates to MTRPDDEFPPLDVTSTLNLGALDEVLEGPETDVVPSRMSGSLPPGMALLVVRRGPNAGARFLLDHDVTTSGRHPDSDIFLDDVTVSRRHAEFHRDGGVFTVRDVGSLNGTYVNRERVEAATLSNGDEVQIGKFRLVFIAGPRPEGEGGRA, encoded by the coding sequence ATGACGCGCCCAGACGACGAGTTCCCCCCGCTCGACGTCACGTCCACGCTGAACCTTGGCGCCCTTGACGAGGTGCTCGAGGGTCCCGAGACCGACGTGGTGCCCAGCCGCATGTCCGGCTCCCTGCCTCCCGGCATGGCCCTGCTCGTGGTCCGCCGCGGCCCGAACGCGGGCGCCCGGTTCCTGCTCGATCACGACGTGACGACCAGCGGGCGGCACCCGGACAGTGACATCTTCCTCGACGACGTGACGGTTTCCCGTCGCCACGCCGAGTTCCACCGCGACGGGGGCGTCTTCACCGTCCGCGACGTCGGCTCGCTGAACGGGACCTATGTCAACCGTGAGCGGGTCGAGGCGGCGACGCTGAGCAACGGCGACGAGGTCCAGATCGGCAAGTTCCGTCTGGTGTTCATCGCCGGCCCGCGGCCGGAGGGCGAGGGCGGCCGGGCGTGA
- a CDS encoding AraC family transcriptional regulator, giving the protein MQATSHHITDIDEARAILRKNFYPLDVEVLNPVPSWTAHFEVGGDDRVTLGVLDFGVDVRISAGETGAYHVNLPLTGAVTWHQGRGELRRAEAGRTAAVNLPVGDAYLDSWDGDCRLLAVKIGRGELESQLERMLDQPVRGPIDFAPVLDVDTGAGASWARLVRMVATDTGTPEGLTGHPVIGTRMREALVTGLLLAADHRYRGPLEQRTPALAAPGAIRRVVEAMRAQPGRPFTVADLGEIAGVGARSLQQSFARYVGMPPMTYLRQLRLGLVHECLRAADPATTTVAQVAYRYGFTHLGRFAVAYRERYNVSPSETLRG; this is encoded by the coding sequence GTGCAAGCGACAAGTCACCACATCACCGACATAGACGAGGCCCGCGCGATCCTCCGGAAGAACTTCTACCCGCTCGACGTGGAGGTTCTCAACCCGGTGCCCAGCTGGACCGCGCATTTCGAGGTGGGTGGTGACGACCGGGTCACCCTGGGCGTGCTGGATTTCGGGGTGGACGTCCGGATCAGCGCCGGCGAGACCGGCGCCTACCACGTCAACCTGCCGCTGACCGGCGCGGTGACCTGGCACCAAGGGCGCGGCGAGCTGCGCCGCGCCGAGGCCGGGCGGACCGCGGCGGTGAACCTCCCGGTCGGCGACGCCTACCTGGACTCCTGGGACGGGGACTGCCGGCTGCTCGCCGTCAAGATCGGCCGCGGCGAGCTGGAGAGCCAGCTGGAGCGGATGCTGGACCAGCCGGTGCGCGGCCCGATCGACTTCGCCCCGGTGCTCGACGTCGACACCGGCGCCGGCGCCAGCTGGGCCCGGCTGGTCCGGATGGTGGCCACCGACACCGGCACTCCGGAGGGCCTGACCGGGCACCCGGTGATCGGCACCCGGATGCGGGAGGCCCTGGTCACCGGGCTGCTGCTGGCCGCCGACCACCGCTACCGCGGACCGTTGGAGCAGCGCACCCCGGCCCTGGCCGCGCCGGGCGCGATCCGCCGCGTGGTGGAGGCGATGCGCGCCCAGCCCGGCCGGCCGTTCACGGTGGCCGACCTGGGCGAGATCGCCGGCGTCGGCGCGCGGTCGTTGCAGCAGAGCTTCGCCCGATACGTCGGGATGCCGCCGATGACCTACCTCCGCCAGCTGCGGCTCGGGCTGGTCCACGAGTGCCTGCGCGCCGCCGACCCGGCCACCACGACGGTGGCCCAGGTGGCGTACCGCTACGGGTTCACCCACCTGGGCCGCTTCGCGGTCGCCTACCGGGAGCGCTACAACGTCTCCCCCTCGGAGACCCTCCGCGGATGA
- a CDS encoding DUF881 domain-containing protein: MPAGSTPDPDGESSGRRTYGPDFLTALFQNPLDPGYADAAARRAEGYRRTGARKHLTSGFALVITGVIGFLLVVGYQQTVADEPGRAKARDALVAQVEKRRAQTETLQARADQLADQVAELRERELGGAAVAGIGNLEAATGLAPVRGSGAKIVLGDGPASVDAVTGERRIEGLVKDIDLQLAANALWSAGAEAIAINGQRLTATSTIRQAGEAILVDTRPVTTPYEVIAIGPGDLAKDFRDGYAGKFFQTLAARFGLSFEASKVKNVTLNAAPELKLRSASPSTPPPAPSGAPSVAGSGVPSGVPGTAGSPSEGGR, translated from the coding sequence ATGCCGGCCGGCTCGACGCCGGATCCGGACGGCGAGTCGTCCGGGCGGCGGACCTACGGCCCGGATTTCCTCACCGCGCTGTTCCAGAACCCGTTGGATCCAGGCTATGCCGACGCTGCCGCCCGGCGCGCCGAGGGCTACCGGCGCACCGGCGCCCGCAAGCATCTGACCAGCGGCTTCGCCCTGGTGATCACCGGGGTGATCGGGTTCCTGCTGGTGGTCGGCTATCAGCAGACGGTGGCCGACGAGCCGGGCCGGGCCAAGGCCCGCGACGCTCTGGTCGCCCAGGTGGAGAAACGCCGGGCGCAGACCGAGACGCTGCAGGCGCGGGCCGACCAGCTCGCCGATCAGGTGGCCGAGCTGCGCGAGCGGGAGCTGGGCGGGGCCGCGGTGGCCGGGATCGGCAACCTGGAGGCGGCCACCGGGCTGGCCCCGGTGCGCGGCTCCGGCGCGAAGATCGTTCTGGGTGACGGTCCGGCCTCGGTCGACGCGGTGACCGGCGAGCGGCGCATCGAGGGCCTGGTCAAGGACATCGACCTGCAGCTCGCGGCGAACGCGTTGTGGTCGGCCGGCGCCGAGGCGATCGCGATCAACGGGCAGCGGCTGACCGCGACGTCGACGATCCGGCAGGCCGGTGAGGCGATCCTGGTCGACACCCGGCCGGTGACCACGCCGTACGAGGTGATCGCGATCGGCCCGGGCGACCTGGCCAAGGACTTCCGGGACGGCTATGCCGGGAAGTTCTTCCAGACGCTGGCGGCCCGGTTCGGCCTGTCGTTCGAGGCGTCCAAGGTCAAGAACGTGACGCTGAACGCGGCGCCGGAGCTGAAGCTGCGGTCGGCGTCGCCGAGCACCCCTCCGCCCGCTCCGTCGGGCGCCCCGTCCGTGGCCGGTTCCGGTGTGCCCTCGGGCGTGCCGGGGACGGCCGGTTCACCCTCGGAAGGCGGCCGATGA
- a CDS encoding bifunctional nuclease family protein: protein MRELSVVGVRVELPSNQPIVLLREVDGDRYLPIWIGAVEATAIAYEQQGVKPARPLTHDLLRDILAALQQPLKAVEITELKDNVFYADLLIGENLRVSARPSDSIALALRVGAPIRCADQVLTEAGIVIPDEQEDEVEKFREFLDQVRPEDFAG, encoded by the coding sequence GTGCGCGAGCTGAGCGTGGTCGGGGTCCGGGTGGAGCTGCCCAGCAACCAGCCGATCGTGTTGCTGCGGGAAGTCGACGGTGACCGGTACCTGCCGATCTGGATCGGTGCGGTGGAGGCGACCGCGATCGCCTACGAGCAGCAGGGTGTGAAACCGGCCCGGCCGCTCACCCACGACCTGCTGCGCGACATCCTGGCGGCGTTGCAGCAGCCGTTGAAGGCCGTGGAGATCACCGAGCTGAAGGACAACGTGTTCTACGCCGATCTGCTGATCGGGGAGAATCTGCGGGTGTCCGCCCGGCCGAGCGACTCGATCGCGCTGGCGCTGCGGGTGGGTGCGCCGATCCGGTGCGCCGATCAGGTGCTGACCGAGGCCGGCATCGTGATCCCGGACGAGCAGGAGGACGAGGTGGAGAAATTCCGCGAGTTCCTCGACCAGGTGCGTCCGGAGGACTTCGCGGGTTAG
- the gcvH gene encoding glycine cleavage system protein GcvH, whose product MIPEDLRYTAEHEWVAGDGSGPVRVGITHFAQDALGDIVYVQLPEEGTELAAGDSMGEVESTKSVSEIYAPIAGTVVARNDTLGDEPELINAEPYAAGWLVEIAPADPAAVAGLLDAAAYQALTES is encoded by the coding sequence TTGATTCCTGAGGATCTGCGGTACACCGCGGAGCACGAGTGGGTCGCCGGTGACGGCAGTGGCCCCGTGCGGGTGGGGATCACCCACTTCGCGCAGGACGCGCTCGGTGACATCGTCTATGTGCAGCTGCCCGAGGAGGGCACGGAGCTGGCGGCCGGCGACTCGATGGGCGAGGTGGAGTCGACCAAGAGCGTGTCGGAGATCTACGCGCCGATCGCCGGCACGGTGGTGGCCCGCAACGACACGCTGGGCGACGAGCCCGAGTTGATCAACGCCGAGCCCTACGCGGCCGGGTGGCTGGTGGAGATCGCCCCGGCCGATCCGGCGGCGGTGGCGGGCCTGCTGGACGCCGCGGCGTACCAGGCGCTGACCGAGAGCTAG
- a CDS encoding maleylpyruvate isomerase family mycothiol-dependent enzyme, with amino-acid sequence MRTEVTGAIAAQRTELAELLAGLSEEQWDAATLCAGWRVREVVAHITQPFRMSTAGFLREMVRSGGRFGRMADRTARRDAAAMSSAELLAAVRDNVQHPWSPPGGGMVGALSHDVIHGLDITLALDPDRVVPAERLSLVLDGMTPKSVGYFGADLSGVRLVATDREWSLGAGEPLHGRAQDLLMVVCGRHLPPGLLTGAPAPRFTA; translated from the coding sequence ATGCGGACCGAGGTGACCGGGGCGATCGCCGCCCAGCGGACGGAGCTGGCCGAGCTGCTCGCCGGGTTGAGCGAGGAACAGTGGGACGCCGCGACGCTGTGTGCCGGGTGGCGGGTGCGGGAGGTGGTCGCGCACATCACGCAGCCGTTCCGGATGTCGACGGCCGGGTTCCTGCGGGAGATGGTGCGGTCCGGTGGGCGGTTCGGCCGGATGGCGGACCGGACGGCGCGGCGGGACGCGGCGGCGATGAGTTCGGCGGAGTTGCTGGCCGCGGTACGCGACAACGTGCAGCATCCGTGGTCGCCGCCGGGCGGCGGGATGGTCGGCGCGCTGTCGCACGACGTGATCCACGGGCTGGACATCACGCTCGCGCTGGATCCGGACCGGGTCGTGCCGGCCGAGCGGCTGTCGCTGGTCCTGGACGGCATGACCCCGAAGAGCGTCGGCTACTTCGGCGCCGACCTCTCCGGCGTCCGGCTGGTCGCCACCGATCGGGAGTGGAGCCTCGGCGCCGGCGAGCCCTTGCACGGCCGCGCCCAGGACCTGCTCATGGTGGTCTGCGGCCGCCACCTCCCACCGGGTCTCCTCACCGGCGCCCCGGCTCCCCGCTTCACCGCCTGA